Proteins from a single region of Corynebacterium casei LMG S-19264:
- a CDS encoding glycosyltransferase 87 family protein, whose protein sequence is MPVLRRLFASVPAVWTAWVLARIALGFIILDNFTPRGDVAYYYFGEFGDDPTMMTEYPHAGTWPVEILTAIIGDRLDAFYIAFVVMCMLFDALFLALVLRGHQNNSRVFYAGLFWALFGTLAGQVFYMRLDIFPALAVAAAAACITRWPNLASAMLAFATTMKLWPGVLAAGLVGRFTKGKAWFRLVSFFAALVALCAVTVFTRGWDRLISPLTYQGDRGLQIESIPATYFVYQAFFEPERWDMGYASSKSFEIAGPGVEQAITWSTYAMVAVVAFALLWALWRFFAGGWQPRSTIAFFAVMVLLLIATNKVFSPQYIVWFGPLLAVAIRQPKIEGTPKARIAIRILLWLLALMTLVAAGLGTYVYPTKYNFIWNDVGVEYGPVLALAIRNGLIVAMAVLSLIWLAIETWRDAKLTRSGIAGKDIIAPRDSESEGAEAESSVGVSTASPISQYEDFGAAPESGPKQTPEPRLGPEPDAGTTTDRV, encoded by the coding sequence ATGCCAGTTTTAAGGCGTCTGTTTGCTTCCGTTCCTGCGGTGTGGACAGCTTGGGTTCTCGCCCGAATTGCCCTTGGGTTCATCATTTTGGACAATTTCACCCCGCGTGGTGACGTTGCTTATTACTACTTCGGGGAGTTCGGCGATGACCCAACGATGATGACGGAGTATCCGCATGCGGGTACTTGGCCAGTTGAGATTCTTACCGCCATCATCGGCGACAGGTTGGATGCTTTCTACATCGCCTTCGTGGTGATGTGCATGCTTTTCGATGCCCTCTTCTTAGCCCTCGTTCTTCGCGGGCATCAGAACAATTCGCGTGTGTTCTACGCCGGTTTGTTTTGGGCATTGTTTGGCACCCTCGCGGGTCAAGTCTTTTACATGCGTCTTGATATTTTCCCAGCGCTTGCCGTGGCTGCAGCCGCGGCATGTATTACGCGCTGGCCCAACCTGGCGTCGGCAATGCTGGCTTTTGCCACCACCATGAAGCTGTGGCCTGGCGTCTTAGCCGCTGGTCTGGTGGGTCGCTTCACCAAGGGCAAAGCCTGGTTTCGCCTGGTGTCCTTCTTCGCTGCACTCGTAGCGCTATGCGCCGTCACGGTGTTTACCCGCGGCTGGGATCGTCTCATTAGCCCGCTGACCTACCAAGGTGATCGCGGACTTCAGATCGAATCGATCCCCGCTACGTACTTTGTTTACCAAGCTTTCTTTGAACCTGAACGCTGGGACATGGGCTATGCCAGCTCTAAGAGCTTTGAAATCGCCGGCCCTGGTGTTGAGCAGGCAATCACTTGGTCAACCTATGCAATGGTGGCTGTGGTTGCCTTTGCTTTGTTATGGGCACTCTGGCGATTTTTCGCCGGCGGCTGGCAGCCACGCAGCACCATCGCTTTCTTTGCCGTCATGGTCCTTCTGCTGATTGCCACCAACAAGGTCTTCTCCCCGCAGTACATCGTCTGGTTCGGCCCTCTGCTCGCTGTCGCAATCCGCCAGCCCAAAATCGAGGGCACTCCAAAGGCACGCATCGCCATACGCATTTTGCTGTGGCTTCTGGCATTGATGACTCTGGTGGCCGCCGGTTTGGGAACTTATGTCTACCCAACCAAGTACAACTTCATCTGGAACGATGTCGGAGTCGAGTACGGCCCTGTCTTAGCACTGGCTATCCGAAATGGACTCATCGTTGCGATGGCTGTTCTCTCGCTTATCTGGCTCGCCATTGAAACCTGGCGCGATGCGAAGCTCACTAGGAGCGGCATCGCGGGCAAAGACATTATTGCCCCGCGCGATAGTGAATCAGAGGGCGCCGAAGCAGAATCCTCTGTCGGTGTTTCTACGGCCAGCCCAATTTCGCAATACGAAGATTTTGGTGCAGCTCCAGAATCAGGGCCGAAGCAAACTCCAGAGCCGAGGTTGGGACCAGAGCCGGATGCTGGCACTACGACTGATCGAGTTTAA
- a CDS encoding phosphatidylinositol mannoside acyltransferase, which translates to MFSKEDISAAGYLAGWSVVKHLPLPFARWVFNKVADKVSDNGKGMDQLRRNLARVVGPGNVTAELVRKSMRSYMRYWMEAFRLQTIQKEPDLHRQLLAGLEGKELIDASLASDKGTILALTHSGNWDMAGVFLVGYDGPFTTVAERVKPERLFEAFVEYRESLGFKVIALTGGEQPPFEQLKEALNAGEVVCLLSERDLTRSGVEVDFFGEPCNMAAGPALLAQETRANLHAVHCFFDDSTPGWGMTVSEPIEVTDTQATTQRIAHAFEGFLRRRPEDWHMLQPQWNVDVEARRRRRKQGQN; encoded by the coding sequence ATGTTTAGCAAAGAAGACATCTCCGCGGCAGGCTACCTAGCTGGGTGGTCAGTGGTAAAGCACTTGCCGTTGCCGTTTGCCCGGTGGGTTTTTAACAAGGTCGCAGACAAAGTCTCCGACAATGGCAAGGGGATGGATCAGCTTCGCCGCAACCTCGCCCGCGTGGTGGGGCCGGGGAATGTCACCGCAGAGTTGGTGCGTAAATCCATGCGCTCATATATGCGCTATTGGATGGAGGCTTTTCGGCTTCAAACCATTCAGAAAGAACCAGACCTGCACCGTCAGCTTCTAGCAGGGTTGGAGGGCAAAGAGCTTATCGATGCCTCCTTGGCCTCTGATAAAGGCACCATCCTGGCTCTGACCCACAGTGGCAACTGGGATATGGCCGGGGTTTTCTTAGTTGGCTATGACGGCCCATTTACAACGGTGGCTGAAAGGGTAAAACCTGAAAGGCTTTTTGAAGCCTTCGTGGAATACCGCGAGTCCCTGGGCTTTAAAGTTATTGCTTTAACCGGTGGGGAACAGCCTCCTTTTGAACAACTGAAGGAAGCGCTCAATGCTGGTGAAGTGGTGTGCTTGCTGTCTGAACGTGATTTAACGCGCAGCGGGGTAGAAGTAGATTTCTTTGGCGAGCCCTGCAATATGGCCGCGGGTCCGGCGTTGCTTGCGCAAGAAACCCGAGCTAATCTTCACGCAGTTCATTGCTTCTTCGATGACTCCACGCCTGGCTGGGGTATGACGGTCTCAGAACCGATTGAGGTCACGGACACGCAAGCCACAACGCAGCGTATCGCGCATGCTTTTGAGGGATTTTTAAGGCGGCGCCCAGAAGATTGGCACATGTTGCAGCCACAATGGAATGTGGATGTTGAAGCGCGTCGCAGGCGGCGCAAACAGGGACAAAACTAG
- the thrS gene encoding threonine--tRNA ligase, with translation MSEAIAAISVNYEPFTCPAGTAVGAAMKELGLPNKGSEAVVVVRDAEGTLKDLAHVPEEDAVFTPVAACEDDGRAVIRHSCAHVLAQAVQAEFPGTKLGIGPAIENGFYYDFQTAEPFTPEDLKTIEKRMKKIIKTGQRFERGVFASNEEAASALKDEPFKFELIEDKGNVDPNSDEATEVGAGELTYYDNVNPRTNEVEWSDLCRGPHLPTTKYVPAFTLTRSSAAYWRGDQDNAGLQRIYGTAWESKESLDAYQLMMEEAEKRDHRRLGTELDLFSFPDDLGSGLPVFHPNGGIIRTEMEDHSRRRHIEAGYSFVNTPHITKQDLFERSGHLGFYKDGMFPPMQVDAEYDEEGNETKPGQEYYLKPMNCPMHNLIFDTRGRSYRELPLRLFEFGNVYRYEKSGVIHGLTRARGFTQDDAHIYCTEDQLEGELTSVLDFIISLLKDYGLDDFYLELSTRDPKKSVGSDEIWERSTEILARVAEKSGLDLVPDPEGAAFYGPKISVQARDAIGRTWQMSTVQLDFNMPERFNLEYTSSDGSKQQPIMIHRALFGSIERFFGVLLEHYAGAFPVWLAPHQVVGIPVSEDNVGHLEQVIAKLRKKGIRAEVDTSDDRMQKKIRNHTTGKVPFMLLAGARDVEADAVSFRFLDGSQANGVQVDEAVELITNWIAERNNAQPNQENIEARRTENA, from the coding sequence ATGTCAGAAGCAATCGCCGCCATTTCGGTCAACTATGAACCGTTTACCTGCCCAGCAGGCACAGCAGTAGGCGCAGCAATGAAGGAATTGGGTCTTCCTAATAAGGGCTCAGAGGCGGTTGTGGTGGTGCGTGATGCCGAGGGAACATTGAAGGACCTCGCACACGTGCCAGAAGAAGATGCTGTGTTCACCCCAGTCGCAGCCTGCGAAGATGATGGCCGCGCTGTTATCCGCCACTCCTGTGCGCACGTGCTGGCACAAGCCGTACAGGCTGAGTTCCCAGGCACCAAGTTGGGCATCGGCCCGGCGATTGAGAATGGTTTCTACTACGATTTCCAGACCGCGGAGCCTTTCACGCCTGAGGATCTCAAGACCATTGAAAAGCGCATGAAGAAGATCATCAAGACCGGTCAGCGCTTTGAGCGTGGTGTCTTCGCTTCCAATGAGGAAGCAGCATCAGCGCTCAAGGACGAGCCATTCAAGTTCGAACTGATTGAGGATAAGGGCAATGTTGACCCGAATTCCGATGAGGCAACCGAAGTTGGCGCTGGTGAGCTGACCTACTACGACAACGTCAACCCACGCACCAATGAGGTGGAATGGTCTGACTTGTGCCGTGGCCCGCACCTGCCAACCACCAAGTATGTTCCAGCATTTACCTTGACCCGTTCTTCCGCTGCCTACTGGCGCGGTGACCAAGACAACGCTGGCCTGCAGCGCATCTACGGCACCGCATGGGAATCCAAGGAATCCCTTGATGCCTACCAGTTGATGATGGAAGAAGCCGAAAAGCGCGACCACCGCCGTCTAGGGACCGAACTTGACTTGTTCAGCTTCCCGGATGACCTGGGCTCTGGCCTTCCTGTTTTTCACCCCAACGGTGGCATCATTCGCACCGAGATGGAAGACCACTCCCGCCGTCGCCACATTGAAGCTGGCTACTCCTTTGTCAACACCCCGCACATCACCAAACAGGACCTCTTTGAGCGTTCCGGTCACTTGGGCTTCTACAAGGACGGCATGTTCCCACCAATGCAGGTGGATGCGGAATATGACGAAGAGGGCAATGAGACCAAACCGGGTCAGGAGTACTACCTGAAGCCGATGAACTGCCCAATGCACAACCTGATCTTTGACACCCGTGGTCGTTCCTACCGTGAACTGCCATTGCGCCTGTTTGAGTTCGGCAATGTCTACCGTTACGAAAAGTCCGGTGTTATTCACGGTCTGACCCGTGCGCGTGGCTTTACCCAGGACGACGCGCACATCTACTGCACCGAAGACCAGCTCGAAGGTGAGCTGACCTCAGTGTTGGACTTCATTATTTCCTTGCTGAAGGACTACGGTCTGGATGACTTCTACTTGGAGCTGTCCACCCGTGACCCGAAGAAGTCTGTGGGATCTGATGAGATTTGGGAGCGTTCTACGGAGATTTTGGCTCGCGTGGCTGAGAAGTCCGGTCTGGATCTGGTTCCGGACCCAGAAGGCGCTGCTTTCTATGGTCCAAAGATTTCCGTTCAGGCGCGTGACGCTATTGGTCGTACCTGGCAGATGTCCACGGTTCAGTTGGACTTCAACATGCCAGAGCGTTTCAACCTGGAGTACACCTCTTCGGATGGATCGAAGCAGCAGCCAATCATGATTCACCGCGCGCTGTTCGGTTCCATTGAGCGCTTCTTCGGCGTACTGCTTGAGCACTACGCTGGTGCTTTCCCAGTGTGGCTCGCACCGCACCAGGTAGTTGGTATCCCAGTCTCTGAAGACAACGTGGGACACCTGGAGCAGGTCATCGCTAAGCTGCGCAAGAAGGGCATCCGCGCTGAGGTGGATACTTCTGATGACCGCATGCAGAAGAAGATCCGCAACCACACCACCGGCAAGGTGCCTTTCATGTTGCTGGCTGGTGCACGTGACGTGGAAGCAGACGCTGTGTCCTTCCGTTTCTTGGACGGCTCTCAGGCCAATGGCGTGCAGGTTGATGAGGCAGTCGAGCTGATTACCAACTGGATTGCAGAGCGTAATAACGCGCAGCCAAACCAGGAAAACATTGAGGCGCGACGCACCGAGAACGCCTAA
- a CDS encoding glycosyltransferase family 4 protein: MRIGLVCPYSFDEPGGVQAHMLDLASVFLDQGHFVQVLGPASAKTEMPDFVVKGGGSIPISYNGSVARLSVGPQVSKRVKKFIREGNFDVLHIHEPNSPSYSMRALRIAEGPIVATYHASAANSRLLQLAKPILNPMLDKIRGGIAVSEMARRWQVEQLGGDPVLIPNGVDTSVYAGARKLHEEKLALAETSGESSNDPIEIVFLGRLDESRKGLDVLLDALEHIHRPIRVTVMGGGHARSRPGVDFVGRVSDLDKATILGRADIYVAPNRGGESFGIVLVEAMAAGCAVVASDLEAFAAVCDADSPQPAGLLFKNGDARDLAAKITHLIDDDAARHELIAAGTKRSQQYDWDHVAAAVMQVYETVQDGTKVRIG, from the coding sequence ATGCGTATTGGATTGGTGTGCCCCTATTCTTTCGACGAACCCGGTGGCGTTCAAGCCCACATGCTGGACTTGGCGTCAGTATTTTTGGACCAAGGACACTTTGTGCAGGTCCTAGGGCCTGCTTCAGCAAAGACGGAAATGCCAGACTTTGTGGTCAAAGGCGGCGGCTCGATCCCGATTTCCTACAATGGCTCGGTGGCTCGGCTTTCGGTGGGCCCGCAGGTGTCCAAGCGCGTGAAAAAGTTCATTCGCGAAGGCAACTTCGACGTCCTGCATATCCATGAGCCGAATTCCCCGAGTTATTCCATGCGGGCGCTGCGTATCGCGGAAGGACCCATTGTGGCGACCTACCATGCATCGGCAGCCAACTCGCGCCTTTTGCAGTTAGCCAAACCGATTCTCAACCCTATGCTGGATAAGATTCGTGGCGGTATTGCCGTTTCTGAAATGGCTCGGCGCTGGCAGGTCGAGCAGCTTGGTGGCGATCCTGTACTCATTCCGAACGGCGTGGACACATCCGTCTACGCGGGTGCCCGCAAGCTGCATGAAGAAAAGCTCGCCTTGGCAGAGACCAGCGGTGAAAGTAGCAATGATCCAATCGAGATCGTTTTTCTGGGCCGCCTTGATGAATCCCGCAAGGGTCTAGACGTGTTGCTGGATGCGCTGGAGCATATTCACCGCCCAATTCGGGTAACTGTCATGGGCGGAGGTCACGCTCGGTCCCGGCCTGGCGTGGACTTTGTGGGACGCGTTTCAGATTTGGACAAAGCTACGATTTTGGGCCGTGCGGATATCTACGTTGCGCCCAATAGGGGCGGGGAGTCCTTCGGTATTGTCCTGGTGGAAGCCATGGCTGCCGGTTGTGCTGTCGTCGCAAGTGACCTTGAAGCATTTGCTGCTGTCTGCGACGCAGATTCCCCGCAGCCGGCAGGGCTGCTATTTAAAAACGGTGATGCTCGAGACTTAGCCGCGAAAATCACGCATCTTATCGATGACGATGCGGCGCGCCACGAGTTGATTGCAGCAGGCACCAAACGTTCCCAGCAATACGATTGGGACCATGTGGCAGCGGCTGTCATGCAAGTTTATGAAACTGTTCAAGACGGCACGAAGGTTCGCATCGGTTAA
- a CDS encoding HIT family protein — protein MANSSAESEKEGQEGMDVYVDSGVGEPDRLERLWAPFRMAYINKRTKDPFVEAPKKDDEEALIIARGEHVYALLNLFPYNAGHLMVVPYRKESNFEDLTEPETAELMAFVKKAIRVLKKVSRPEAINVGFNLGKASGGSVGDHLHMHVVPRWSGDSNFMTILDGAKVLPQLLKDTRQVLAKGWQEIELEDSQMETSKRENPSA, from the coding sequence ATGGCCAACTCCTCAGCCGAGAGCGAGAAAGAAGGACAAGAAGGAATGGACGTGTACGTGGATTCTGGTGTGGGTGAGCCAGACCGCCTCGAACGGCTGTGGGCCCCTTTTCGCATGGCGTACATTAACAAACGCACCAAGGACCCGTTTGTTGAAGCACCAAAGAAAGATGATGAGGAAGCACTCATCATCGCCCGCGGGGAACACGTTTATGCACTTCTGAACCTGTTTCCTTATAACGCAGGCCACCTGATGGTGGTGCCTTACCGCAAAGAATCCAACTTCGAGGATCTCACCGAACCAGAGACGGCTGAGCTCATGGCGTTTGTGAAGAAAGCCATCCGAGTGCTTAAGAAGGTGTCACGGCCTGAAGCAATCAACGTAGGATTCAACCTAGGTAAGGCATCAGGTGGTTCGGTGGGAGATCATCTTCACATGCATGTCGTGCCGCGCTGGTCAGGTGATAGTAATTTTATGACTATTCTTGATGGAGCGAAGGTTTTGCCGCAGCTGCTGAAAGATACGCGGCAGGTGCTTGCCAAGGGCTGGCAAGAAATTGAGTTGGAGGATAGCCAAATGGAGACTTCTAAGAGGGAGAACCCCAGTGCTTAG
- the pgsA gene encoding phosphatidylinositol phosphate synthase, which yields MLSVHGRKPAAVVVEPVARAFLKVGLTPNAVTLIGTFVTIAITVTLIPSGYLFAAAVFSGLFAAFDMVDGTMARLSGGGTKFGATLDASCDRITDGALFAAIIWYLIYQDNAHPATIFAALVVLVTSQVISYVKARGEASGFAMVGGLIERPERLILGLVGIGLEGLGVPYILPICLWVLAVGSCFTVYQRLMLAFKQDQQQQAQQRKPSGGPNPAKPA from the coding sequence GTGCTTAGCGTCCATGGGCGCAAGCCTGCGGCGGTCGTTGTTGAGCCGGTTGCTCGCGCGTTCCTCAAAGTAGGTTTGACTCCCAATGCTGTTACCCTCATTGGCACTTTTGTCACCATCGCGATCACGGTGACTCTGATTCCAAGCGGATATTTGTTCGCGGCAGCAGTTTTTTCGGGCCTTTTCGCTGCTTTTGACATGGTTGATGGGACCATGGCGCGGTTGAGCGGCGGGGGCACGAAGTTCGGCGCAACGCTTGATGCCAGCTGCGACCGTATTACTGACGGCGCATTGTTTGCTGCCATCATTTGGTACTTGATTTATCAGGACAATGCCCATCCGGCTACCATTTTTGCAGCTCTCGTGGTGTTGGTGACCTCGCAGGTCATTTCCTATGTCAAAGCCCGCGGTGAGGCTTCAGGGTTTGCCATGGTCGGCGGTTTGATTGAACGCCCGGAACGTCTCATCCTTGGCTTGGTTGGCATTGGTTTGGAAGGTCTTGGCGTGCCATATATCCTCCCAATCTGCTTGTGGGTCTTGGCCGTAGGTTCATGTTTCACCGTCTACCAGCGCCTCATGTTGGCTTTCAAACAGGACCAGCAGCAACAGGCCCAACAACGAAAGCCCAGTGGCGGCCCAAACCCCGCGAAGCCAGCCTGA
- a CDS encoding LemA family protein: MNTILLIIATVVITVMALWAYFTAQRLNTLHIRTDAALAQLQAMLDRRAAVIGVLIPSIAATATKAEGVPLRHGQFDERAQRERELNQAVHSFLETEPGLGSDLARGNSISANPQLVDAETRVHLAHRFYNEAVSDTRGLRLRPTVRVLRLGGTAPLPEFFEYSFKLDQS; the protein is encoded by the coding sequence ATGAACACAATATTGCTAATTATCGCCACGGTTGTCATCACCGTTATGGCGCTGTGGGCGTATTTCACCGCGCAGCGGCTCAACACCCTGCACATTCGAACCGACGCTGCATTGGCACAGCTGCAAGCCATGTTGGATCGACGCGCAGCTGTAATCGGGGTGCTCATTCCGTCGATCGCGGCCACTGCCACAAAGGCCGAAGGGGTTCCCTTGCGCCACGGTCAGTTCGATGAGCGAGCACAACGCGAACGTGAGCTCAACCAGGCAGTTCACAGCTTCCTTGAGACAGAGCCTGGATTGGGATCTGACTTGGCGAGGGGAAACTCGATTTCGGCTAATCCGCAGCTTGTCGATGCCGAAACGCGCGTCCATCTAGCGCACCGCTTCTACAATGAAGCAGTCTCAGACACCCGCGGGCTGCGACTACGCCCAACGGTAAGGGTGCTTCGCCTCGGCGGCACAGCACCTTTACCGGAGTTTTTTGAGTACTCTTTTAAACTCGATCAGTCGTAG
- a CDS encoding Dyp-type peroxidase codes for MVELDRRALLVRGGLASGLAATGAIIAGCSDPNAANSGVTAPGAGAGAAAERTGASESNAEAQSVSDHVLDDAMVPFDGDHQAGITANSHAVLNLLGFNLKDSVGKREFTNLMRLWTADARDLCTAETPAGSLEPEMVDTPANLTITCGIGERVFDVIGAPVLRPEWLRDVEAFDRDKLSPEWGQTDIVLQICCDDAVTAGHAMRHMIRAGQDYAQVAWLQQGFGHAYASGGKEKTMRNHFGQLDGTVNPRSDEEMDQQVWIDEGPEWAQGGTSMVVRRIRMNLDTWEKLDRNSRENSIGRKLDNGAPLTGEEEFDEPDFDAVDKYGLPTIDRNSHIARAQAPDGKPQERMLRRAFNYDMRPDYAPISETGFVNDEEELSGTDVQLSNSGLVFICFQKDMTKVFEPMQRRMDEVDLLNEWITHIGSAVYFVPPGVHAGATTGTFWTETLLDAVG; via the coding sequence ATGGTTGAGCTCGACCGACGAGCCTTACTAGTTCGTGGTGGTCTAGCCAGCGGGCTCGCTGCGACTGGTGCGATTATTGCTGGGTGCAGCGACCCGAATGCTGCCAATTCCGGCGTGACCGCCCCTGGCGCGGGGGCGGGTGCTGCGGCGGAGCGTACGGGGGCATCGGAAAGCAATGCGGAAGCCCAATCTGTATCCGACCACGTCCTCGATGATGCAATGGTGCCTTTCGATGGTGACCACCAAGCCGGCATTACCGCTAACTCCCATGCGGTGTTGAACTTGCTTGGCTTTAACCTGAAAGACTCTGTTGGTAAACGTGAATTCACCAACCTGATGCGTTTGTGGACCGCTGATGCGCGCGACTTGTGCACGGCTGAAACCCCGGCGGGCTCACTGGAGCCAGAGATGGTGGATACCCCGGCGAACCTGACCATTACGTGTGGAATAGGCGAGCGCGTCTTTGACGTCATCGGTGCGCCCGTGCTGCGCCCGGAGTGGCTGCGGGATGTTGAAGCCTTTGACCGGGACAAGCTGTCACCGGAATGGGGGCAGACAGACATTGTCTTGCAGATCTGCTGCGATGACGCGGTGACCGCAGGCCATGCCATGCGGCACATGATTCGCGCGGGGCAAGACTATGCGCAGGTGGCCTGGTTGCAGCAAGGCTTTGGCCATGCCTATGCATCCGGCGGCAAAGAAAAGACCATGCGTAACCACTTTGGGCAGCTCGATGGCACAGTCAACCCCCGCTCCGATGAAGAAATGGACCAGCAGGTCTGGATCGATGAGGGCCCTGAGTGGGCACAAGGTGGAACATCCATGGTGGTGCGCCGCATTCGCATGAATCTTGACACCTGGGAGAAGCTGGACCGCAATTCCCGTGAGAACTCCATCGGGCGCAAGCTTGATAACGGTGCGCCCTTGACTGGTGAGGAAGAGTTCGACGAACCAGATTTCGATGCCGTGGACAAATATGGGCTTCCTACTATTGACCGCAATTCGCACATCGCGCGTGCCCAAGCGCCAGACGGCAAGCCTCAGGAGCGCATGCTGCGCCGTGCTTTTAACTACGATATGCGACCGGACTACGCGCCGATCTCAGAAACCGGCTTCGTTAATGACGAGGAAGAGCTCTCGGGTACCGACGTGCAGCTATCGAATTCCGGACTGGTCTTTATTTGTTTCCAGAAAGACATGACCAAGGTTTTTGAACCGATGCAAAGGCGCATGGATGAAGTAGATTTGCTCAATGAGTGGATTACTCACATTGGCTCGGCAGTCTATTTCGTTCCACCGGGAGTCCACGCCGGTGCAACCACCGGTACCTTTTGGACCGAAACTCTATTGGACGCGGTAGGATAG